From one Brachypodium distachyon strain Bd21 chromosome 4, Brachypodium_distachyon_v3.0, whole genome shotgun sequence genomic stretch:
- the LOC112272362 gene encoding uncharacterized protein LOC112272362: MRSNSSAGSDVFLPAGGESVIIEVPLVRNSLFLPALPDPVVATKLPAEDGSGHSSLISSVVNSSFLPNLFCDAKQLWSPSCPPISLIISNFKRNAQHMDYFIPARRVVRKLCFETVAPPFGVVGPSPSLSIEDVQPETPKKRDRKPKLTPAVSSDLHRNPRSNIYKGFKVDLLSGSKKKSSEVKGKVIIDMSESSSNIPALISVEELQKIGKTFYAIPDEEITTDKLEADGQLD, from the coding sequence ATGAGATCAAATAGCTCTGCTGGCTCTGATGTTTTCTTGCCTGCTGGTGGGGAGTCTGTGATCATTGAGGTTCCACTGGTCCGCAATTCTTTGTTTTTACCAGCTTTACCTGATCCAGTTGTTGCTACTAAGCTGCCTGCTGAAGATGGATCTGGGCATTCGTCCTTAATCAGCTCAGTGGTGAATTCATCCTTTTTGCCTAATCTGTTCTGTGATGCTAAGCAACTTTGGTCTCCCTCTTGTCCTCCCATATCTCTTATTATATCCAATTTCAAGAGGAATGCTCAACATATGGATTACTTCATTCCAGCTAGGAGAGTGGTTAGGAAGCTATGTTTTGAGACAGTTGCTCCTCCTTTTGGTGTTGTTGGTCCTTCTCCATCTTTGTCTATTGAGGATGTTCAGCCAGAAACCCCTAAGAAGAGAGATAGAAAGCCTAAGCTCACACCTGCGGTTTCCTCTGATCTTCACAGAAACCCAAGATCTAACATATACAAGGGGTTTAAAGTTGATCTTCTTTCTggttccaagaagaagagctccgAGGTCAAGGGTAAAGTGATCATTGACATGTCAGAATCCTCTTCCAATATTCCTGCTCTCATCTCTGTGGAGGAGTTGCAGAAGATTGGGAAGACTTTCTATGCTATCCCTGATGAAGAAATTACCACTGACAAGTTGGAGGCTGATGGGCAGTTGGACTAA
- the LOC100833197 gene encoding short-chain dehydrogenase reductase 2a — protein MMLRLVREARRAVAGSGGGLSSTAPKGRLEGKIALITGGAGGLGKATAQEFIEEGATVVLADINSDLGHQAAQEIGPAAHFVHCDVSLEPSVAAAVDEAMARHGRLDIMFNNAGIVGSLANTSEMATLDLAKFDAVMSVNVRGTIAGIKHASRVMAPAGSGSILCMGSISGQMGGLGTYPYAVSKMAVAGIVRAAAAELARCGVRVNCISPHAIATPMVVRQFVEMLGGRVGEAEVEKIVRGLGELKGATCETADVARAAVYLASDDGKYVSGHNLVVDGGFTTYKYMNLPFPMPQ, from the exons ATGATGCTCCGGCTAGTCCGTGAAGCCAG GAGGGCGGTGGCCGGCTCAGGGGGAGGGCTATCGTCGACGGCGCCCAAGGGGAG GCTGGAGGGGAAGATCGCCCTGATAACCGGAGGAGCAGGCGGGCTGGGGAAGGCCACAGCCCAAGAGTTCATCGAGGAGGGCGCAACCGTAGTCCTCGCGGACATCAACTCGGACCTAGGCCACCAAGCAGCCCAAGAGATCGGCCCAGCGGCCCACTTCGTCCACTGCGACGTCTCCCTCGAGCCCAGCGTGGCGGCAGCCGTAGACGAAGCCATGGCCCGCCACGGCCGGCTGGACATCATGTTCAACAACGCTGGCATCGTGGGCTCCCTGGCAAACACGTCCGAGATGGCGACCCTAGACCTGGCGAAATTCGACGCCGTGATGAGCGTCAACGTACGCGGCACCATTGCCGGGATCAAGCACGCGAGCCGGGTCATGGCGCCCGCGGGATCGGGATCCATTCTTTGCATGGGTAGCATCAGCGGCCAGATGGGCGGGCTAGGGACGTACCCTTACGCGGTGTCGAAGATGGCCGTGGCCGGCATCGTcagggctgccgcggcagagctGGCCCGCTGCGGCGTCAGGGTGAACTGCATCTCGCCGCACGCGATCGCGACGCCCATGGTGGTAAGGCAGTTCGTGGAGATGCTGGGGGGTCGAGTTGGGGAGGCCGAGGTGGAGAAGATCGTGCGGGGGCTCGGGGAGCTCAAGGGTGCTACGTGTGAGACGGCGGACGTGGCCAGGGCTGCCGTGTACCTCGCGTCCGATGACGGGAAGTATGTGTCCGGGCATAACTTGGTGGTGGATGGCGGGTTTACTACTTACAAGTACATGAACCTGCCGTTCCCCATGCCACAGTGA